In Rhodobacter xanthinilyticus, a single window of DNA contains:
- the rseP gene encoding RIP metalloprotease RseP yields MDILPGFLSALWTVGSFVVALSIIVAVHEYGHYIVGRWSGIKAEVFSLGFGPKLVSRVDRRGTRWQIAAIPLGGYVKFLGDANAASAGTDAEAVAGLSPEELRATMAGAPLWARAATVAAGPVFNFLLSIAVIAGLMLYSGTATDEPTVGDIVALPEGSGGLRAGDRIVAVEGLATPDYAALNKAADAAPAATATLRYRVAREGGETEIEGPQLLPPRLAGVTPQSAAYAADLRAGDVITAVDGRPVWRFETLREIVGAGDGAPLTLSIWRPEAVDEGAAGSPAALPGTRFEVTLTPKRTDLPLPEGGFETRWLIGATGSFAFEPETRATGLGEALTGAVATTWTIVTTSLSGLWSMIAGEISSCNLHGAIGIAEGSAAAAKSGMPDFIWFIAMLSTAVGFLNLFPIPMLDGGHLMFYTWEAVAGKPPSEKVFNGLMALGMALVFTMMIFGLSNDLLCP; encoded by the coding sequence TTGGACATCTTGCCGGGCTTCCTGAGCGCCCTCTGGACGGTGGGCTCCTTTGTCGTCGCGCTGTCGATCATCGTGGCGGTGCATGAATATGGCCATTACATCGTCGGGCGCTGGTCGGGGATCAAGGCGGAGGTGTTCTCGCTCGGCTTCGGGCCGAAGCTCGTCTCGCGCGTCGATCGGCGCGGCACCCGCTGGCAGATCGCCGCGATCCCGCTCGGGGGCTATGTGAAATTCCTCGGCGATGCCAATGCGGCCTCGGCGGGCACCGATGCCGAAGCCGTCGCGGGGCTTTCGCCCGAGGAGCTGCGCGCCACGATGGCGGGGGCGCCGCTCTGGGCGCGGGCCGCGACCGTCGCGGCGGGGCCGGTTTTCAACTTCCTGCTCTCGATCGCGGTGATCGCGGGGCTGATGCTCTACTCCGGCACCGCGACCGATGAGCCCACCGTGGGCGATATCGTGGCGCTGCCCGAGGGCTCGGGGGGCCTGCGCGCGGGCGACCGGATCGTCGCGGTCGAGGGGCTCGCGACGCCCGATTATGCCGCGCTGAACAAGGCCGCCGATGCCGCGCCCGCCGCGACGGCGACGCTGCGCTACCGGGTTGCGCGCGAAGGCGGCGAGACCGAGATCGAGGGCCCGCAGCTCCTGCCGCCGCGGCTCGCCGGCGTCACCCCGCAATCGGCGGCCTATGCGGCCGATCTTCGGGCGGGCGATGTGATCACCGCGGTCGATGGCCGCCCGGTCTGGCGCTTCGAGACGCTGCGCGAGATCGTCGGCGCGGGCGATGGCGCGCCGCTCACGCTCTCGATCTGGCGCCCCGAGGCGGTGGACGAGGGCGCCGCGGGCAGCCCGGCCGCGCTGCCGGGCACGCGTTTCGAGGTCACGCTCACCCCCAAACGCACCGATCTGCCGCTGCCCGAGGGCGGCTTCGAGACCCGCTGGCTGATCGGCGCGACCGGCTCCTTCGCCTTCGAGCCCGAGACCCGCGCGACCGGCCTTGGCGAGGCGCTCACCGGCGCGGTCGCCACCACCTGGACGATCGTCACCACCTCGCTCTCGGGGCTGTGGAGCATGATCGCGGGCGAGATTTCCTCGTGCAACCTGCATGGCGCGATCGGCATCGCCGAGGGCTCGGCGGCGGCGGCGAAATCGGGGATGCCCGATTTCATCTGGTTCATCGCGATGCTCTCGACGGCGGTGGGCTTCCTCAACCTCTTTCCGATCCCGATGCTCGATGGCGGGCATCTGATGTTCTACACCTGGGAAGCGGTGGCGGGCAAACCGCCCTCGGAAAAGGTCTTCAACGGGCTGATGGCGCTCGGCATGGCGCTGGTCTTCACGATGATGATCTTCGGGCTCTCGAACGATCTCCTCTGCCCCTGA
- the bamA gene encoding outer membrane protein assembly factor BamA, which yields MKHLLQRGAGRSITAELSKRAAILLSVAMVCTATPQFAEAQNYQFSALKIVGNERIEPATIISYAGIARGKTISSGDLNDAYQRLQGSGLFESVEIAPQGGTLVITVKEYPTVNVVNFEGNKRLKDENLGKLVSTQPRKVFSPALVEADAAAIAKAYAEAGRINVSVNPKVIKRDNNRVDVAFEITEGKVTEVERLSFTGNRAYTDRRLRQVVNTKQAGVFRTLIQRDTYVADRVAYDRQLLTDFYHSRGYVDVQVTGVSSEMTRARDGVFMTFNIREGQQFKFGKITTSSEIEGLDAAEFQKQAKIREGVVYSPNAIDLAVTRMEELALRKGAQFVRVEPRVTRNDRDQTLDIDFALIRGPRVFVERIDIEGNTTTQDQVIRREFHTAEGDAFNPREIKNSAERIRALGFFEDAQVDSKQGSGPDQVVVDVNVKEQPTGSLSFGASYGKSAGIGAAVSLEEQNFLGRGQYLGISLATTSGTKQNQIKFIEPYLLGRDLQGKFNLWYNTSEDDSSEYSTRSIGISPAIEFPLSQNGRLELRYTYSRDKIYDVEQIADPDGDGIFSGSSPVLYAEELKGERAKSAFGYTYSYDTRLTGLDPRWGFTFDLNQDLAGFGGDVDALTTTALARVERKVWQEEVTLRAEIEGGAVHARSGSNLILLDRFTGNGKIRGFETNGYGPRDLNAPNQDALGGKYFAAVRLETEFPVGLPEEYGVHGGLFLDAGSVWGLDDTAGACATPVTSVCAGSIDDGLNWRSAVGFSVFWDTMLGPLRFNFSKAIKKEDYDKEQSFDMTISTKF from the coding sequence ATGAAACATCTGCTGCAGCGCGGCGCCGGTCGGAGCATCACTGCGGAACTGTCCAAACGGGCGGCAATTTTGCTTTCTGTGGCAATGGTTTGCACCGCGACGCCGCAGTTCGCCGAGGCCCAGAACTATCAGTTCTCGGCGCTGAAAATCGTCGGCAACGAGCGGATCGAGCCCGCCACGATCATCTCCTACGCCGGAATCGCCCGCGGCAAGACGATCAGCTCGGGCGATCTGAACGACGCCTATCAGCGCCTGCAGGGCTCGGGCCTGTTTGAATCGGTCGAGATCGCGCCGCAGGGCGGCACTCTGGTGATCACCGTCAAGGAATACCCGACCGTCAATGTCGTGAACTTCGAGGGCAACAAGCGGCTGAAGGATGAAAACCTCGGCAAGCTCGTCTCGACCCAGCCGCGCAAGGTGTTCTCGCCCGCGCTCGTCGAGGCCGATGCCGCCGCCATCGCCAAGGCCTATGCCGAGGCCGGCCGGATCAACGTCTCGGTCAACCCGAAGGTGATCAAGCGCGACAACAACCGCGTCGATGTCGCCTTCGAGATCACCGAGGGCAAGGTCACCGAGGTCGAGCGGCTCTCCTTCACCGGCAACCGCGCCTATACCGACCGCCGCCTGCGCCAGGTGGTCAACACCAAACAGGCCGGCGTCTTCCGCACCCTGATCCAGCGCGACACCTATGTCGCCGATCGCGTCGCCTATGACCGCCAGCTGCTGACCGATTTTTACCATTCGCGCGGCTATGTCGATGTGCAGGTCACCGGCGTCTCTTCGGAAATGACCCGCGCGCGCGATGGCGTGTTCATGACCTTCAACATCCGCGAAGGCCAGCAGTTCAAATTCGGCAAGATCACCACCAGCTCGGAGATCGAGGGCCTCGACGCCGCCGAGTTCCAGAAACAGGCCAAGATCCGCGAAGGCGTGGTCTATTCGCCCAATGCGATCGACCTCGCCGTGACCCGGATGGAAGAGCTCGCGCTGCGCAAGGGCGCGCAATTCGTCCGCGTCGAGCCGCGCGTGACCCGCAATGACCGCGACCAGACGCTCGATATCGATTTCGCGCTGATCCGCGGCCCGCGCGTCTTCGTCGAGCGGATCGACATCGAGGGCAACACCACCACCCAGGACCAGGTGATCCGGCGCGAATTCCACACCGCCGAGGGCGATGCCTTCAACCCGCGCGAGATCAAGAACTCCGCCGAACGGATCCGCGCGCTCGGTTTCTTCGAGGATGCGCAGGTCGACAGCAAACAGGGCTCCGGCCCCGATCAGGTCGTCGTCGATGTGAACGTCAAGGAACAGCCGACCGGCTCGCTCTCCTTCGGCGCGAGCTACGGCAAATCGGCCGGGATCGGCGCGGCGGTCTCGCTCGAGGAGCAGAACTTCCTCGGCCGCGGCCAATATCTCGGCATCTCGCTCGCCACCACCTCGGGCACCAAGCAAAACCAGATCAAGTTCATCGAACCCTATCTGCTGGGCCGCGATCTGCAGGGCAAATTCAACCTCTGGTACAATACCTCCGAGGATGACAGCTCGGAATATTCGACCCGCTCGATCGGCATCTCGCCGGCGATCGAATTCCCGCTGTCGCAAAACGGCCGGCTCGAGCTGCGCTATACCTATTCGCGCGACAAGATCTATGATGTCGAACAGATCGCCGACCCCGATGGCGATGGCATCTTCTCCGGCTCCTCGCCGGTGCTTTATGCCGAAGAGCTGAAGGGCGAGCGCGCGAAATCGGCCTTTGGCTACACCTATAGCTATGACACGCGCCTGACCGGGCTCGACCCGCGCTGGGGCTTCACCTTCGATCTCAACCAGGATCTGGCGGGCTTTGGCGGCGATGTCGATGCGCTGACCACGACCGCGCTCGCCCGCGTCGAGCGCAAGGTCTGGCAAGAAGAGGTGACGCTGCGCGCCGAGATCGAGGGCGGCGCGGTGCATGCGCGCTCGGGCTCGAACCTGATCCTGCTCGACCGCTTCACCGGCAACGGCAAGATCCGCGGCTTCGAGACCAACGGCTATGGCCCGCGCGACCTCAACGCGCCCAACCAGGATGCGCTCGGCGGCAAATATTTCGCCGCCGTCCGGCTCGAGACCGAATTCCCGGTCGGCCTGCCGGAGGAATATGGCGTGCATGGCGGGCTGTTCCTCGATGCGGGCTCGGTCTGGGGGCTCGACGATACCGCGGGCGCCTGCGCGACGCCCGTGACCTCGGTCTGCGCGGGCTCGATCGACGACGGGCTGAACTGGCGCTCGGCGGTCGGCTTCTCGGTGTTCTGGGATACGATGCTCGGGCCGCTGCGCTTCAACTTCTCGAAGGCGATCAAGAAAGAGGACTACGACAAGGAACAGTCCTTCGACATGACGATCTCGACGAAGTTCTGA
- a CDS encoding OmpH family outer membrane protein has protein sequence MARRGAGTAALGGRIAGALALGALLLAAPAAPAQTPVDVPPGAQILTLDWEELYDGSAWGKRVQAEIAAEGAALTAENNRIADDLVAEEKALTDRRAGMEPAAFRTEAQAFDKKATEIRAAQNAKAEALNRRFEAERQAFIAALVPLLDGFLAEHKAAMVIDRRVIIRALAGIDVTDELIALADEKLGAGQPAATPATPE, from the coding sequence ATGGCGCGGCGCGGGGCAGGGACGGCGGCGCTCGGGGGGCGGATCGCGGGCGCGCTGGCGCTCGGCGCGCTGCTTCTGGCCGCACCCGCCGCGCCCGCCCAGACCCCGGTCGATGTGCCGCCCGGCGCGCAGATCCTGACCCTCGACTGGGAAGAGCTCTATGACGGCTCGGCCTGGGGCAAGCGGGTGCAGGCCGAGATCGCCGCCGAGGGCGCCGCGCTCACCGCCGAGAACAACCGCATCGCCGATGATCTCGTCGCCGAGGAAAAAGCCCTCACCGACCGCCGCGCCGGCATGGAGCCCGCCGCCTTCCGCACCGAGGCGCAGGCCTTCGACAAGAAAGCGACCGAGATCCGCGCCGCGCAAAACGCCAAGGCCGAGGCGCTCAACCGCCGCTTCGAGGCCGAACGGCAGGCCTTCATCGCCGCGCTCGTGCCGCTGCTCGACGGCTTTCTGGCCGAGCACAAGGCGGCGATGGTGATCGACCGGCGGGTGATCATCCGCGCGCTGGCGGGGATCGACGTGACCGACGAGCTGATCGCGCTCGCCGACGAGAAACTGGGCGCGGGCCAGCCTGCCGCCACCCCCGCCACCCCCGAATAA
- the fabZ gene encoding 3-hydroxyacyl-ACP dehydratase FabZ, protein MTEAAPHTTADLDLIKKIIPHRYPFLLVDKVRDIVPNETAVGIKMVTANEPHFEGHFPAKPIMPGVLIIEALAQTAAVLVGVSMDVIGKDLLTYFMGIDKAKFRRMVVPGDCLELHVKALRGGGKIWKFEGRALVEGELAASAEFTAMMDLKG, encoded by the coding sequence ATGACCGAAGCTGCCCCCCACACCACCGCCGATCTCGATCTGATCAAGAAGATCATCCCGCATCGCTATCCGTTCCTCCTCGTCGACAAGGTGCGCGATATCGTGCCGAACGAGACCGCCGTGGGGATCAAGATGGTCACCGCCAACGAGCCCCATTTCGAGGGCCATTTCCCGGCGAAACCGATCATGCCGGGGGTGTTGATCATCGAGGCGCTGGCGCAGACCGCGGCGGTGCTCGTCGGCGTGTCGATGGATGTGATCGGCAAGGATCTGCTGACCTATTTCATGGGCATCGACAAGGCCAAGTTCCGCCGCATGGTGGTGCCGGGCGATTGTCTTGAGCTGCATGTCAAGGCGCTGCGCGGCGGCGGCAAGATCTGGAAATTCGAGGGCCGGGCGCTGGTCGAGGGCGAGCTCGCGGCCTCGGCCGAGTTCACCGCGATGATGGATCTGAAGGGCTGA
- the lpxA gene encoding acyl-ACP--UDP-N-acetylglucosamine O-acyltransferase produces the protein MIDPSAKIHPAAVIEPGAVIGPECEIGPFCVIGPEVRLGRAVRLQSHVVIAGDTEIGDETSVFPFASLGQIPQDLKFKGEKTRLVIGARNRIREYVTMNAGTEGGGGVTRVGDDGLFMANCHVAHDVTIGNRVILVNSVAVAGHCHLEDDVIVGGLSGVHQWVRIGRGAIIGALSMVTSDVIPHALVAGPRAGLEGLNLVGLKRRGTPRAEISALRELYMALSEGNFREQARKLHDEGVEGDLAREVLDFILGPSDRSFLTPR, from the coding sequence ATGATCGACCCCTCCGCCAAGATCCACCCTGCGGCGGTGATCGAGCCCGGCGCGGTGATCGGCCCCGAGTGCGAGATCGGCCCGTTTTGCGTGATCGGCCCCGAGGTGCGGCTTGGGCGCGCGGTGCGGCTGCAAAGCCATGTGGTGATCGCGGGCGATACCGAGATCGGCGACGAGACCTCGGTCTTCCCCTTCGCCTCGCTCGGCCAGATCCCGCAAGACCTTAAATTCAAAGGCGAAAAGACCCGCCTTGTGATCGGGGCGCGCAACCGCATCCGCGAATATGTGACGATGAACGCCGGCACCGAGGGCGGCGGCGGCGTGACACGTGTGGGTGATGACGGGCTCTTCATGGCGAACTGTCACGTCGCCCATGATGTCACGATCGGCAACCGGGTGATCCTCGTCAATTCGGTCGCGGTGGCGGGGCATTGCCATCTCGAGGATGACGTGATCGTCGGCGGGCTCTCGGGGGTGCATCAATGGGTGCGCATCGGGCGCGGCGCGATCATCGGCGCGCTCTCGATGGTGACCTCGGATGTGATCCCGCATGCGCTCGTGGCCGGGCCGCGGGCGGGGCTCGAGGGGCTCAACCTCGTCGGCCTGAAGCGCCGCGGCACGCCGCGCGCCGAGATCAGCGCGCTGCGCGAGCTCTACATGGCGCTCTCGGAGGGCAATTTCCGCGAACAGGCCCGCAAGCTCCATGACGAGGGCGTCGAGGGCGATCTCGCCCGCGAGGTGCTCGATTTCATCCTCGGTCCCTCGGACCGCAGCTTCCTGACGCCGCGATGA
- a CDS encoding LpxI family protein, with protein MSADVALIAGTGALPGLLAAARPGMLICELHGFACAVAGAEPLVFRIERLVPFLDTLVERGITQVCFAGAIRRPRLEPELFDMRTASLVPRLLPAFQAGDDASLRAVIGLFEEWGLEVVGADQIAPALVPGAGLLAGAPSEADTRDAARAAEIVAALGAADVGQGAVVAQGLCLAVESLPGTDAMLAFAGAHRAILPEPAGARGVFYKAPKPGQDRRVDLPAIGPQTVANAAAAGLAGIAFEAGGILLLDREETIKAAENAGVFLWAREA; from the coding sequence ATGAGCGCAGATGTGGCGCTGATCGCGGGGACGGGGGCGCTGCCGGGGCTTCTGGCGGCGGCGCGGCCGGGGATGCTGATCTGTGAACTCCATGGCTTTGCCTGCGCGGTCGCGGGCGCCGAGCCGCTCGTCTTCCGCATCGAACGGCTGGTGCCCTTCCTCGACACGCTGGTCGAGCGCGGCATCACCCAGGTCTGTTTCGCCGGCGCGATCCGGCGCCCGCGGCTCGAGCCCGAGCTTTTCGACATGCGCACCGCGAGCCTCGTGCCGCGGCTTCTGCCGGCGTTTCAGGCGGGCGATGATGCGAGCCTGCGCGCGGTGATCGGGCTCTTCGAGGAGTGGGGGCTCGAGGTCGTCGGCGCCGATCAGATCGCGCCCGCGCTCGTGCCCGGGGCGGGGCTCCTCGCGGGCGCGCCCTCGGAGGCCGATACCCGAGACGCCGCGCGCGCGGCCGAGATCGTCGCGGCGCTTGGCGCGGCCGATGTGGGGCAGGGCGCGGTGGTGGCGCAGGGCCTCTGTCTTGCGGTGGAAAGCCTGCCCGGCACCGATGCGATGCTCGCCTTCGCGGGCGCTCATCGCGCGATCCTGCCCGAGCCCGCGGGCGCGCGCGGGGTGTTTTACAAGGCGCCCAAACCCGGCCAGGACCGGCGCGTCGATCTGCCCGCGATCGGGCCGCAAACGGTGGCGAACGCCGCCGCCGCGGGCCTTGCGGGGATCGCCTTCGAGGCCGGGGGGATCTTGCTCCTCGACCGCGAGGAAACCATCAAAGCCGCTGAAAACGCAGGAGTTTTCCTATGGGCGCGGGAGGCTTGA